A genomic stretch from Shewanella sediminis HAW-EB3 includes:
- the arnT gene encoding lipid IV(A) 4-amino-4-deoxy-L-arabinosyltransferase, with translation MDKSKINLAVIVPLFFIMLYLLPLGLRDLWSPDELRYAEIAREMVDSGNWIVPTFNDIRYFEKPVMGHWMNAISQVLFGENNFSVRAASAFSTLGAAFCLFLLVGRFANRKQAWVTVSVFLSLFLVSNLGTYSVLDGMLNLWLTAAFTAFFYAADSPTTSQRCRFYGLAGLFCACALLTKGFLALALPVIVVVPFMIWQRQLVDILRWGWWVMLVALIVTLPWALAIHAAEPDYWHYFFWVEHIQRFAAEDAQHTSPAWYYLPYLLLGTLPWLFLAPSAIKHLKGHWQSPLLRYALLWALIPFIFFSAAKGKLVTYILPCMAPLAIILAQGIISAFENRAKGLKIGSVINCAFFSLISVAVIVLFYMGRLPLEAEEFYRPWLLVVVCGSWAVLAYISIKAKSLEGKIASYMLMPLSLFLLAWAIIPNISIDSKMPGRFLEQVSPLVSDDAILIADYPSTMSAFNWYFKRRDVYLTGNTGEVSYGIGYDDAKHKYVAPSLLGEFIRKQSVPVVILFREMDVPQSLPEPDKRIERGKFTLVYYDRVKR, from the coding sequence ATGGATAAGTCAAAAATTAATCTAGCGGTCATTGTACCGCTTTTTTTTATAATGCTTTATCTGCTACCACTCGGATTGCGTGATCTCTGGTCACCGGATGAATTAAGGTATGCAGAAATAGCCCGTGAGATGGTGGATAGTGGTAACTGGATAGTACCGACATTCAATGACATAAGGTACTTTGAGAAACCTGTGATGGGCCACTGGATGAATGCCATCTCTCAGGTGCTCTTCGGTGAGAATAACTTTTCGGTACGCGCCGCCTCGGCTTTCAGCACTCTTGGGGCTGCGTTTTGTTTGTTCCTGCTCGTCGGCCGCTTCGCTAACCGAAAGCAGGCCTGGGTCACCGTATCTGTATTTCTCAGCCTCTTCTTAGTCTCCAATTTAGGCACATACAGTGTTCTGGATGGCATGCTAAACCTCTGGCTCACCGCCGCATTTACCGCATTTTTCTATGCCGCGGATTCACCGACAACCTCACAGCGATGCCGCTTCTACGGCCTGGCCGGACTCTTTTGTGCCTGCGCACTGCTCACCAAAGGTTTTCTGGCATTAGCCCTGCCCGTGATTGTCGTTGTACCGTTTATGATCTGGCAGCGACAGCTGGTCGATATATTACGTTGGGGTTGGTGGGTGATGTTGGTCGCCCTTATCGTCACTCTCCCCTGGGCCTTGGCAATACACGCCGCTGAGCCCGATTACTGGCATTACTTCTTCTGGGTTGAACATATTCAACGCTTCGCCGCCGAGGATGCCCAACATACCTCTCCCGCCTGGTATTATCTGCCTTACCTGCTGCTCGGGACTCTGCCATGGTTATTTCTGGCTCCGAGTGCGATTAAACATCTCAAAGGCCACTGGCAATCCCCTCTGCTGAGATATGCACTGCTTTGGGCGCTGATCCCCTTTATTTTCTTCTCGGCTGCAAAGGGCAAGCTGGTCACCTATATCTTGCCATGTATGGCACCTTTGGCGATTATCTTGGCTCAGGGCATCATCAGCGCCTTTGAGAACAGAGCGAAAGGACTGAAAATAGGTTCTGTCATCAACTGTGCCTTCTTTAGCTTGATATCTGTTGCCGTCATTGTCCTCTTCTATATGGGACGTTTGCCTCTGGAAGCCGAAGAGTTCTACCGCCCCTGGTTATTGGTGGTGGTCTGTGGCAGCTGGGCGGTGCTGGCTTACATATCAATTAAGGCCAAGAGCTTAGAGGGAAAAATAGCCAGCTATATGTTGATGCCACTCAGCCTCTTCTTGCTGGCTTGGGCCATAATTCCCAACATCAGTATCGACTCTAAGATGCCCGGTCGTTTTTTGGAGCAGGTCAGCCCTTTAGTCAGTGATGATGCCATACTGATTGCTGACTACCCGAGTACCATGTCTGCATTTAACTGGTACTTTAAACGTCGCGATGTCTACCTGACAGGCAACACCGGTGAGGTCAGCTATGGTATCGGCTACGATGACGCCAAGCACAAGTATGTCGCCCCATCGCTACTCGGCGAATTTATCCGGAAACAGAGTGTCCCCGTGGTTATCCTGTTCAGAGAGATGGATGTGCCACAAAGCCTACCTGAGCCTGATAAACGTATAGAGAGAGGCAAGTTCACCCTGGTCTATTACGATCGAGTAAAGCGCTAA
- the arnD gene encoding 4-deoxy-4-formamido-L-arabinose-phosphoundecaprenol deformylase, with the protein MSQQNVTKVGLRIDVDTYRGTRLGVPKLLEIFQRHDISASFFFTVGPDNMGRHIWRLLRPAFLKKMLRSKAASLYGWDILIRGTLWPGPIIGKKLAHIIKQADDAGHEIGLHAWDHHKWQMKTDVMTPAELHSEIDKGYQLLSTLTGKPIPCSAVAGWRCTDATLEQKQRFGFRYNSDCRGESIFIPQLGMAPQIPVTLPTYDELVGKDNIDHSNYNAEIIKLVNPDGLNVYTIHAEVEGIVCAQLFEELIIQAKENNIEFVPMIELLDHEDIDWPLDEILNIEIDGREGWLSHQASMINKQKSA; encoded by the coding sequence ATGAGCCAACAAAACGTAACTAAGGTCGGTCTTAGGATCGACGTTGATACCTATCGAGGCACTCGTTTAGGAGTGCCTAAGCTGCTGGAAATTTTCCAGCGGCACGATATCTCGGCGTCTTTCTTCTTCACCGTCGGCCCCGACAACATGGGGCGTCATATCTGGCGTCTTCTGCGCCCGGCATTCCTAAAAAAGATGCTGCGTTCTAAAGCGGCAAGCTTATATGGATGGGATATATTAATTCGTGGCACTCTGTGGCCCGGTCCCATCATAGGTAAGAAGCTAGCCCATATCATCAAACAAGCCGATGATGCAGGCCATGAAATCGGACTTCATGCCTGGGATCACCACAAGTGGCAGATGAAAACAGATGTGATGACCCCTGCAGAGCTTCACAGCGAAATCGACAAAGGTTATCAGCTGTTATCTACGCTCACCGGCAAGCCTATTCCCTGCAGTGCAGTCGCTGGCTGGCGCTGTACCGATGCCACCTTAGAGCAGAAGCAACGCTTTGGATTTCGTTATAACAGCGATTGCAGAGGGGAGTCGATATTTATCCCACAGCTGGGAATGGCACCTCAAATCCCGGTGACTTTGCCTACCTATGATGAGCTGGTTGGTAAAGACAACATAGATCACTCTAATTACAATGCAGAGATAATCAAACTGGTCAATCCCGATGGTTTAAATGTCTATACCATACATGCAGAGGTTGAAGGCATTGTTTGCGCTCAGCTATTTGAAGAGCTTATTATCCAGGCTAAAGAAAATAATATCGAGTTCGTCCCCATGATAGAGCTCTTGGATCATGAAGATATTGACTGGCCTCTGGATGAGATCCTCAATATTGAGATCGATGGACGTGAAGGCTGGTTAAGCCATCAAGCTTCGATGATAAATAAACAAAAAAGTGCTTAA
- the arnA gene encoding bifunctional UDP-4-amino-4-deoxy-L-arabinose formyltransferase/UDP-glucuronic acid oxidase ArnA, which translates to MKAVVFAYHNIGCAAVRSLLEAGVEIAAVFTHVDDSNENVFFESVAKLAARNGIPVFAPEDVNHPLWVEKIRQMQPDSIFSFYYRHMLSQEILDIAPKGGFNLHGSLLPNYRGRAPINWVLVNGETETGMTLHTMTVKPDAGAIVAQEALAITDADTAATLHSRMTHLAGELLNKVIPQIVAGTHSLTEQDTTKASYFGRRTPADGEIKWANDSRTIFNLIRAVTEPFPGAFSYLGERRVTIWGATASEKTYDVTPGTIVETKPLTVACAQGSIVLHSGQAENGLYLSGDQLAAEMYLVEGMRFGPQASAVIAATRRQKVLIMGANGFIGNHLTKRLLDDGKYEIYAMDMSSSQIEQHLSHPDFHFVEGDITIHNEWIEYHIKKCDIVLPLVAIATPIEYTRNPLRVFELDFEENLKIVRACVKYDKRIIFPSTSEVYGMCTDEEFDEDTSPLITGPINRQRWIYSTSKQLLDRVIWAYGKKDNLKFTLFRPFNWMGPRLDSLNSARVGSSRAITQLILNLVEGTPIKLIDGGEQKRCFTDISEAIEALFRVIENKDGLCDGQIINIGSPDNEASIKVMAETLVEKFEEHPLRDQFPPFAGYNLVESQSFYGDGYQDVQHRRPSIKNAKKLLNWEPTIMMDQTIEDTLDFFLKTAVEETK; encoded by the coding sequence ATGAAAGCAGTAGTTTTTGCTTACCATAACATCGGCTGTGCGGCCGTTCGAAGCCTACTCGAGGCGGGTGTGGAGATCGCAGCGGTATTTACCCATGTCGATGACAGCAATGAGAATGTGTTCTTCGAGTCAGTGGCCAAGTTAGCAGCCCGTAACGGTATTCCGGTATTTGCACCAGAGGATGTTAATCACCCTCTATGGGTTGAAAAAATCCGTCAGATGCAACCCGACTCAATTTTCTCTTTCTACTACCGTCATATGTTGAGCCAGGAGATCCTGGATATCGCCCCTAAAGGCGGCTTCAACCTACATGGTTCTCTTCTACCTAACTACCGTGGTCGTGCACCGATCAACTGGGTACTTGTTAATGGTGAAACAGAGACAGGTATGACTCTGCACACCATGACGGTCAAGCCGGATGCGGGCGCAATAGTCGCTCAGGAAGCGCTGGCTATCACCGACGCCGATACGGCAGCCACCTTGCACAGTCGTATGACCCATTTGGCAGGTGAGCTACTGAATAAGGTTATCCCACAGATCGTCGCCGGCACTCACTCTCTGACAGAGCAAGATACAACAAAAGCCAGTTACTTCGGTCGCCGTACACCGGCAGATGGTGAAATAAAATGGGCCAATGACTCTCGTACCATCTTCAACCTGATCAGAGCCGTAACCGAGCCTTTCCCGGGTGCATTCTCTTATCTCGGTGAACGTAGGGTCACCATCTGGGGCGCCACTGCGAGTGAGAAAACCTATGATGTGACACCGGGTACAATAGTCGAGACTAAGCCGCTCACCGTAGCCTGTGCACAAGGTTCGATAGTGCTTCATTCTGGTCAAGCTGAAAACGGCTTATATCTGAGTGGTGACCAACTCGCCGCCGAAATGTATCTGGTTGAAGGGATGCGTTTTGGCCCACAAGCCAGTGCCGTTATCGCCGCCACCCGACGCCAGAAAGTGCTTATCATGGGCGCTAACGGCTTTATCGGTAATCACTTAACCAAGCGTCTGCTCGACGATGGTAAGTATGAAATTTACGCGATGGACATGAGCTCCAGCCAGATTGAGCAGCATCTGTCTCATCCCGACTTCCATTTCGTCGAGGGTGATATCACCATACACAACGAGTGGATCGAATACCACATCAAGAAGTGCGACATAGTACTGCCGCTCGTGGCTATCGCAACGCCAATCGAATATACACGTAATCCGCTTCGTGTCTTCGAGCTCGACTTCGAGGAAAACCTCAAGATTGTGCGTGCCTGTGTTAAATACGATAAACGTATCATCTTCCCATCGACCTCTGAAGTTTATGGCATGTGTACCGATGAGGAGTTTGACGAAGATACATCACCGCTCATCACCGGTCCTATCAACCGCCAACGTTGGATCTACTCGACCTCTAAGCAGTTGCTGGATCGTGTAATTTGGGCCTACGGTAAGAAAGATAACCTTAAGTTCACCCTGTTCCGTCCATTTAACTGGATGGGTCCACGCCTGGACAGCTTGAACTCTGCTCGCGTCGGCTCTAGCCGTGCGATCACTCAGCTCATTCTGAACCTCGTCGAAGGTACCCCAATCAAATTGATTGACGGTGGTGAGCAGAAGCGTTGTTTCACCGATATCTCAGAGGCGATCGAAGCCTTGTTTAGAGTGATCGAAAACAAAGATGGACTCTGCGATGGTCAGATCATCAACATAGGTTCACCTGACAATGAAGCCAGCATTAAAGTGATGGCCGAAACCTTAGTCGAGAAGTTCGAAGAGCATCCACTACGCGATCAGTTCCCACCGTTTGCCGGCTACAACTTAGTTGAAAGCCAGTCTTTCTACGGTGATGGCTATCAGGATGTTCAACATCGTCGCCCTAGTATCAAAAATGCTAAGAAACTGCTGAATTGGGAACCGACTATCATGATGGATCAAACCATCGAAGATACGTTAGACTTCTTCCTGAAAACGGCTGTTGAAGAGACTAAATGA